The following are encoded in a window of Rhizobium sp. WYJ-E13 genomic DNA:
- a CDS encoding lytic murein transglycosylase: MTTGFFGRLLLTGAALLALSTSVSAAPSKADVEVQFEKWIQTDLWPDAKKNGISEKTFRAAFAGVELNWTLTDLAPPGFPPPKEQKQTQAEFSSPGPYFNEDRLKRLAMTGRGFASQYASTLRRIEKTYGVPGSIVLAIWGRETGFGVAKIPNSAVEILATKAFMSTRKDMFRMELIAALHILDGGDVTPADFKGSSAGALGQPQFMPTSYLKYAVDFDGDGHRNIWTSVPDTLASIANFLAKKGWQRDRDWGFEVTIPQAVSCAQEGPDLAKPLSHWASLGIKRISGKGFPSAELKAQGMMLVPAGRDGPEFIVTPNFYIIKEYNNSDLYALYIGNLADRIALGSGAFQGKWGDVGKMLRSDVATMQKALERQGYDVGGSDGLPGYKTRRSIGQWQEKNGMEPTCFPEASMKGKLK, encoded by the coding sequence ATGACGACGGGTTTCTTCGGCCGGCTTCTTCTGACAGGCGCCGCCTTGTTGGCGCTTTCCACCTCAGTTTCCGCAGCACCTTCGAAAGCTGATGTCGAAGTGCAGTTCGAAAAATGGATTCAAACCGATCTCTGGCCGGACGCGAAGAAGAACGGCATATCGGAAAAAACCTTCCGCGCCGCTTTTGCCGGCGTCGAACTGAACTGGACTTTGACCGATCTCGCCCCTCCCGGCTTTCCGCCGCCAAAGGAGCAGAAGCAGACCCAGGCCGAATTTTCCTCCCCTGGCCCCTATTTCAACGAGGATCGGTTGAAGCGGCTCGCGATGACCGGGCGCGGTTTTGCTTCGCAATATGCCTCGACGCTCCGCCGCATTGAAAAGACCTATGGCGTGCCGGGGTCGATCGTGCTGGCGATATGGGGACGCGAGACGGGCTTCGGCGTGGCGAAGATCCCAAATTCCGCCGTCGAGATTTTAGCGACTAAGGCCTTCATGTCGACGCGCAAGGACATGTTCCGCATGGAGCTGATCGCCGCTCTGCATATTCTCGACGGCGGCGACGTGACCCCTGCAGACTTCAAGGGATCGTCGGCGGGCGCGCTTGGCCAGCCGCAATTCATGCCGACGAGCTATCTGAAATATGCCGTCGATTTCGATGGTGACGGACATCGCAACATCTGGACCTCGGTTCCCGATACGCTCGCTTCGATCGCCAATTTCCTCGCGAAAAAGGGCTGGCAGCGTGACCGCGACTGGGGGTTCGAGGTGACGATCCCGCAAGCCGTCTCCTGCGCACAGGAAGGGCCTGATCTTGCCAAGCCGCTCTCCCACTGGGCGTCACTCGGCATCAAACGTATTTCCGGCAAGGGCTTTCCATCCGCAGAGTTGAAGGCACAGGGCATGATGCTGGTGCCAGCCGGGCGCGACGGGCCGGAATTCATCGTCACGCCAAACTTTTACATCATCAAGGAATATAACAACTCCGACCTCTATGCCCTCTATATAGGCAACCTTGCCGACCGCATCGCCCTCGGCTCCGGCGCCTTCCAGGGAAAATGGGGCGATGTCGGCAAGATGCTGCGCTCGGATGTCGCCACGATGCAGAAGGCGCTTGAGCGGCAGGGATACGATGTCGGCGGATCGGACGGGTTGCCGGGCTATAAG
- the recR gene encoding recombination mediator RecR yields the protein MAKRVTGPEIEKLIQLLAKVPGLGPRSARRAALHLIKKKDQLLGPLSHAMGEAYDKVKICSRCGNVDTVDPCTVCTDAQRDQSVIIVVEDVSDLWALERAGALNAAYHVLGGTLSPLDGVGPDDLNIRGLINRVGEGGVKEIIIAVNATVEGQTTAHYITDQLADLNVKITRLAHGVPVGGELDYLDEGTLSAALRARTAI from the coding sequence ATGGCAAAGCGAGTCACCGGCCCCGAAATTGAAAAACTGATCCAGCTTCTGGCGAAAGTGCCGGGCCTCGGGCCGCGTTCGGCGCGGCGGGCGGCACTGCATCTGATCAAGAAGAAAGACCAGCTTCTCGGTCCGCTGTCGCATGCGATGGGTGAGGCCTATGACAAGGTCAAGATCTGCTCGCGCTGCGGCAATGTCGATACCGTCGATCCCTGCACCGTCTGCACCGATGCGCAGCGCGACCAATCCGTCATCATCGTCGTCGAGGATGTCTCCGACCTCTGGGCGCTGGAGCGCGCCGGCGCACTGAACGCCGCCTATCACGTACTCGGTGGCACGCTCTCGCCGCTCGATGGCGTGGGGCCTGACGACCTTAATATCCGTGGGTTGATCAATCGCGTCGGCGAGGGGGGCGTCAAGGAAATCATTATCGCTGTGAATGCGACTGTCGAGGGACAGACGACGGCGCACTACATCACCGACCAGCTTGCCGATCTCAACGTGAAGATCACACGGCTGGCGCATGGCGTGCCCGTGGGGGGTGAGCTCGACTATCTCGACGAGGGTACGCTGTCGGCGGCACTTCGAGCGCGCACGGCAATCTAG
- a CDS encoding MOSC domain-containing protein: MKILAVCRGAAGRLPGKTYKTGIFKHAVSGGVMVDAEGLVGDAICNRKHHGGIDQAVYLEGLISLDWWAKEFGHPVEPGTFGENLVIEGLDNRDVAVGDRFIAGELILEVTSCRIPCATFAARMNDPKFVKRYTKAARPGIYCRVISNGIVEAGMPVEYEPFPGDPVTMPEMMETFGRRLSTADRERYLAAPVHYKLRAELEAQQ, translated from the coding sequence ATGAAAATCCTTGCCGTCTGTCGCGGCGCAGCCGGGAGGCTGCCTGGAAAAACCTACAAGACCGGTATTTTCAAGCATGCCGTCAGCGGCGGCGTCATGGTCGATGCCGAAGGTCTCGTCGGCGATGCCATCTGCAATAGGAAACATCACGGCGGCATCGATCAGGCCGTCTATTTGGAGGGTTTGATCAGCCTCGACTGGTGGGCGAAGGAATTCGGACATCCTGTCGAGCCTGGCACCTTCGGTGAAAACCTTGTCATTGAGGGGTTGGACAACCGAGATGTCGCCGTTGGCGACCGGTTTATCGCCGGCGAACTGATCCTTGAAGTGACGTCCTGCCGCATTCCCTGCGCCACCTTCGCAGCAAGGATGAACGATCCGAAATTCGTCAAGCGCTATACCAAGGCGGCACGTCCCGGCATCTATTGCCGCGTGATATCAAATGGGATCGTGGAAGCCGGAATGCCGGTCGAGTATGAGCCATTTCCGGGCGACCCAGTCACGATGCCGGAAATGATGGAAACCTTCGGACGCCGGCTTTCAACCGCAGACCGCGAGCGCTATCTGGCAGCGCCCGTTCATTACAAGCTGCGAGCTGAGCTGGAAGCACAGCAATAG
- a CDS encoding LysE family translocator — protein sequence MTLTTLLVFAGALFIAAGTPGPSVAALVARVISKGARDVLPFLFGMWAGDAIWLTCAIAGLSAIAESFYHVFVVIKWLGVLYLLYLAWRMWVAKAEVEEEELPQERSRGRMFFTGLAIALGNPKIMMFYVALLPSIIDIPSVSLAGWAELVVTLFVVLAVVDFSWMFLAAKARGFLKSRRAVRIANRVSAGTMAGAAVTIAVR from the coding sequence ATGACGTTGACGACGTTGCTGGTTTTTGCCGGCGCTCTATTCATTGCCGCGGGGACACCGGGGCCGAGCGTTGCGGCGCTGGTCGCCCGCGTCATCTCGAAAGGCGCGCGTGACGTGCTGCCTTTCCTGTTTGGCATGTGGGCCGGGGATGCGATCTGGCTGACCTGCGCCATTGCCGGCCTGTCGGCGATCGCCGAAAGCTTCTACCACGTCTTCGTCGTCATCAAATGGCTGGGCGTGCTTTATCTCCTCTATCTCGCCTGGCGCATGTGGGTTGCCAAGGCCGAGGTCGAGGAAGAAGAGTTGCCGCAGGAACGTTCGCGTGGCCGGATGTTTTTCACCGGCCTGGCGATTGCGCTCGGCAATCCGAAGATCATGATGTTCTACGTGGCACTTCTGCCGTCGATCATCGATATCCCCTCGGTCTCGCTCGCAGGCTGGGCCGAACTCGTCGTCACGCTGTTCGTCGTTCTGGCCGTCGTCGATTTCAGCTGGATGTTCCTTGCCGCAAAGGCGCGTGGCTTCCTGAAGAGCCGGCGCGCGGTGCGTATCGCCAACCGGGTGAGTGCCGGAACGATGGCGGGGGCCGCCGTCACGATCGCTGTGCGCTGA
- a CDS encoding YbaB/EbfC family nucleoid-associated protein, whose translation MRDIMGMMGKVKEMQAKMEQMQAEIAELTAEGKAGGGLVTVIISGKGELKSVKIDPSLFKEDDVEILEDLIVAAHKDAKDKAEAIAAEKTKALTAGLPIPPGFKLPF comes from the coding sequence ATGCGCGACATCATGGGCATGATGGGCAAAGTCAAGGAAATGCAGGCCAAGATGGAGCAGATGCAGGCGGAAATCGCCGAGCTGACGGCCGAAGGCAAGGCAGGCGGCGGGCTCGTCACCGTCATCATCTCCGGCAAGGGCGAACTGAAGAGCGTGAAGATCGATCCTTCGCTCTTCAAGGAAGACGACGTCGAAATCCTCGAAGACCTGATCGTTGCCGCTCACAAGGATGCCAAGGACAAGGCGGAAGCCATCGCCGCCGAAAAGACCAAGGCGCTGACCGCCGGCCTGCCGATTCCGCCCGGTTTCAAGCTGCCGTTCTAA
- a CDS encoding DNA polymerase III subunit gamma/tau — translation MSDTERQSQDAASTGTGYRVLARKYRPKDFTDLMVGQEPMVRTLTNAFETGRIAQAYMLTGVRGVGKTTTARILARALNYKTADIDKPTIDLRVPGEHCQAIMEGRHVDVIEMDAASHTGIDDIREIIEQVRYRPVSARFKVYIIDEVHMLSTAAFNGLLKTLEEPPEHVKFIFATTEIRKVPITVLSRCQRFDLRRISASDLVGLFSTIAAKEGIEAEPDALAMIARAAEGSARDGLSLMDQAIAHGGGVVQAEAVRGMLGLADRARIVDLFQHIVRGDVASALNEFQSQYEAGANPVVVLTDLADFTHLVTRLKYVPDAANDPSLSEVERTKAAEFAQGVAVTTLSRIWQMLLKGIPETENSSRTAGAAEMVLIRLAHAAHLPAPEDAARRLAEFSNEGGASRPLSPVPSGNGGGTRVPYQTNVQARAPEPVPRPQPSGPTAMLRAVPNPEPQNIGRVETKPAEAPKPLVPVNSISDIVDLAAEKRDVKLKALVRNFVRPVRIEPGRLDVNLTKGAPGTLLNELAVKLKEWTGIHWIVSTSREEGGPTMVEAEAKAQEQRVSDARQDPDVAAILAQFPGAKIIDVRVRAPTPEEEAEEVKPPATAESEEGDILPGDDIEF, via the coding sequence ATGAGCGACACCGAGCGACAATCACAAGATGCCGCCTCGACGGGCACCGGATACCGGGTGCTGGCACGCAAATACCGCCCCAAGGATTTCACGGACCTGATGGTCGGCCAGGAGCCGATGGTCCGCACGCTCACCAACGCCTTCGAGACGGGCCGCATTGCGCAGGCCTATATGCTGACCGGCGTTCGCGGTGTGGGCAAGACGACGACAGCGCGCATCCTCGCGCGGGCGCTGAACTACAAGACGGCCGATATCGACAAGCCGACGATCGATCTTCGTGTGCCCGGCGAACATTGCCAGGCGATCATGGAAGGCCGCCATGTCGACGTGATCGAGATGGACGCCGCCTCGCATACCGGCATCGACGACATCAGAGAGATCATCGAGCAGGTGCGCTACCGGCCGGTTTCGGCGCGCTTCAAAGTCTATATCATCGACGAAGTGCACATGCTTTCGACGGCAGCCTTCAACGGGCTCTTGAAGACGCTCGAAGAGCCGCCGGAGCATGTGAAGTTCATTTTCGCGACGACGGAAATCCGCAAGGTTCCGATCACCGTTCTCTCGCGCTGCCAGCGCTTCGACCTGCGCCGTATCAGCGCGTCCGATCTCGTCGGCCTGTTTTCGACGATCGCTGCCAAGGAAGGCATAGAGGCGGAGCCGGATGCGCTGGCGATGATCGCGCGCGCTGCGGAAGGTTCGGCCCGCGACGGCCTGTCGCTGATGGACCAGGCGATCGCCCATGGCGGCGGCGTGGTGCAGGCAGAAGCCGTGCGCGGCATGCTGGGCCTCGCCGACCGTGCCCGCATCGTCGATCTCTTCCAGCATATCGTACGCGGCGATGTCGCAAGCGCGCTCAATGAGTTCCAGAGCCAGTACGAGGCCGGGGCCAACCCGGTCGTGGTGCTGACGGATCTCGCCGATTTCACGCATCTGGTGACGCGGCTGAAATATGTGCCTGATGCGGCAAACGACCCCTCGCTCAGCGAAGTCGAACGCACCAAGGCAGCGGAATTCGCGCAAGGAGTTGCCGTCACCACGCTCTCGCGCATATGGCAGATGCTGCTGAAGGGCATTCCGGAAACCGAAAACTCTTCTCGCACGGCAGGCGCCGCCGAGATGGTGTTGATTCGACTGGCGCATGCGGCGCATCTGCCAGCACCGGAAGACGCGGCGCGGCGGCTAGCGGAGTTTTCCAATGAAGGCGGTGCGTCACGACCGCTCTCGCCCGTGCCTTCGGGCAATGGCGGCGGCACGCGCGTTCCCTATCAGACAAACGTGCAGGCGCGGGCTCCGGAACCTGTTCCGAGGCCGCAACCATCAGGGCCGACCGCCATGTTGCGTGCCGTGCCCAATCCGGAGCCGCAGAACATCGGCCGGGTCGAGACGAAGCCCGCGGAAGCGCCGAAGCCGCTCGTACCGGTCAATTCGATCAGCGATATCGTCGACCTCGCTGCCGAAAAACGTGACGTCAAGCTGAAGGCATTGGTGCGCAACTTCGTGCGCCCAGTCCGCATCGAGCCCGGTCGACTGGACGTAAACCTCACCAAAGGCGCACCAGGCACATTGCTCAACGAGCTTGCGGTCAAGCTCAAGGAATGGACCGGAATCCACTGGATCGTCAGCACCAGCCGCGAGGAAGGCGGACCGACGATGGTGGAGGCGGAAGCCAAGGCGCAGGAACAGCGCGTCAGCGATGCCCGTCAGGATCCTGATGTCGCTGCAATCCTCGCCCAGTTTCCGGGCGCCAAGATCATCGACGTGCGCGTGCGGGCGCCGACACCGGAAGAGGAAGCGGAGGAGGTCAAGCCGCCTGCCACCGCCGAATCCGAAGAGGGCGATATCCTGCCCGGCGACGATATAGAATTCTGA
- a CDS encoding HIT domain-containing protein, translating into MSDFVLDPRLENDSTSIMVIGLCDVRLSKDARWPWLILVPRRAEITEIFELTPLDQVLLTFEIELVSAALKKVTGATKINVGALGNIVRQLHVHIIARSEGDANWPGPVWGFGKAEPYEDGTRNEFIAKLREALSP; encoded by the coding sequence TTGAGCGATTTCGTGCTCGACCCCAGGCTCGAAAACGACAGCACCAGCATCATGGTGATCGGCCTGTGCGATGTCAGGCTATCGAAGGATGCTCGCTGGCCCTGGCTGATCCTGGTGCCGCGTCGGGCAGAGATCACGGAGATCTTCGAGCTGACCCCGCTCGATCAGGTGCTGCTCACTTTTGAGATCGAGCTCGTCTCTGCTGCGCTCAAGAAGGTCACCGGTGCGACAAAAATCAATGTCGGGGCACTTGGCAATATCGTCCGCCAGCTTCATGTTCATATCATTGCGCGTTCCGAAGGTGATGCGAACTGGCCGGGGCCTGTCTGGGGTTTTGGCAAGGCCGAGCCTTACGAGGACGGAACAAGAAACGAATTCATAGCAAAGCTGCGGGAAGCCCTTTCACCATGA
- the nudC gene encoding NAD(+) diphosphatase, with amino-acid sequence MSHSLFDSDVPHPEPSNLTAFAANDLNRDSEHRDEGSVEKALAREGTHIFAFAKDKLVLKHDGQVLDPLFARYELQELKPNWDETVLLGYRKTGEPRLAVPVDVDVEDMASQYKPVDGRSLFRDELVDEILLGEFAQAASLIRWNSDNRFCGRCGSGMEIHIGGYKRVCTACEHVIFPRTDPVVIMLTIDEERDLCLLGRSPHFAPGMYSCLAGFLEPGETIENAVRRETLEESGIKTGRIRYHASQPWPMPHSLMIGCYAEAKSREIHRDEAELEDCRWFTRDETIEMLERPGVNGKAPPPKGAIAHRLMRDWVEWKR; translated from the coding sequence ATGAGTCATTCGCTTTTCGATTCGGATGTGCCGCATCCGGAACCCAGCAATCTCACCGCCTTTGCCGCCAACGACCTGAACCGAGACAGCGAACATCGCGACGAGGGCTCGGTCGAGAAGGCGCTCGCCCGCGAAGGCACGCATATTTTCGCCTTCGCCAAGGACAAGCTGGTTTTGAAGCATGACGGCCAGGTGCTCGATCCGCTCTTTGCCCGCTACGAGCTTCAGGAGTTGAAGCCGAACTGGGACGAGACCGTGCTGCTCGGCTATCGCAAGACCGGTGAGCCGCGCCTTGCCGTGCCGGTGGATGTCGATGTCGAGGACATGGCGAGTCAGTACAAGCCGGTCGACGGCCGTTCGCTCTTCCGAGACGAACTGGTCGATGAGATATTGCTTGGCGAGTTTGCGCAGGCTGCGAGCCTCATCCGCTGGAACAGCGACAACCGTTTCTGTGGCCGCTGCGGTTCGGGGATGGAAATCCATATCGGCGGCTACAAGCGCGTCTGTACCGCTTGCGAGCACGTGATCTTCCCGCGCACCGACCCCGTGGTCATCATGCTGACGATCGATGAGGAGCGCGATCTTTGCCTGCTCGGCCGCAGCCCGCATTTCGCGCCGGGTATGTATTCCTGTCTGGCGGGCTTCCTGGAGCCCGGCGAGACCATCGAAAATGCCGTTCGTCGCGAAACCCTGGAGGAGTCCGGTATCAAGACCGGCCGCATCCGCTATCATGCCTCACAGCCCTGGCCGATGCCGCACTCGCTGATGATCGGCTGCTATGCCGAGGCGAAGTCGCGCGAGATCCACCGCGACGAAGCCGAACTCGAGGATTGCCGCTGGTTCACCCGCGATGAAACCATCGAAATGCTGGAACGCCCAGGCGTCAACGGCAAGGCGCCGCCGCCGAAGGGTGCGATCGCCCATCGCCTGATGCGCGACTGGGTGGAGTGGAAACGCTGA
- a CDS encoding YafY family protein yields MMVARSERLLNLLQTLRRYRRPVTGTVLAEETGVSLRTLYRDIASLQAQGAMIEGEAGIGYVLKPGFMLPPMMFSEEELEALVLGSRWVARAAEPRLASAGADALAKIAAVLPPDLRDMVDSATLFVGRKRQDEDKADVSAIRKAIRLERILELHYGDEQGRISRRRIWPFALGYFEHVRIIMAWCELRQDFRHFRTDRIIDMTIHDTRYPRRRTVLLKEWRDTQDTPIEH; encoded by the coding sequence ATCATGGTCGCCCGCTCCGAACGGCTGCTGAACCTGCTTCAGACGCTCCGGCGCTACCGGCGGCCGGTTACCGGCACTGTGCTCGCCGAGGAAACCGGTGTCAGCCTGCGCACCCTCTACCGCGATATTGCCAGCCTTCAGGCGCAAGGCGCCATGATCGAGGGCGAGGCCGGCATAGGCTATGTGCTGAAACCCGGTTTCATGCTGCCGCCGATGATGTTTTCCGAGGAAGAGCTGGAAGCACTGGTGCTTGGCTCCCGTTGGGTAGCTCGCGCCGCCGAACCGCGTCTCGCTAGTGCCGGTGCCGACGCTCTGGCAAAGATCGCCGCCGTGCTGCCGCCCGACCTACGCGATATGGTCGATTCCGCCACACTTTTTGTCGGCCGCAAACGACAGGATGAGGACAAGGCAGATGTCTCGGCCATCCGCAAGGCGATCCGTCTGGAGCGTATCCTAGAACTGCATTATGGAGACGAACAGGGACGTATCTCCCGCCGCCGTATCTGGCCCTTCGCGCTCGGCTATTTCGAGCATGTGCGCATCATCATGGCCTGGTGCGAACTGCGTCAGGATTTCCGTCATTTCCGCACCGATCGCATCATCGATATGACGATCCACGACACGCGCTATCCGCGCCGCCGCACTGTGCTTCTGAAGGAATGGCGGGACACGCAGGATACTCCGATCGAGCACTAA
- a CDS encoding VOC family protein yields MASPNLIILYVKDPVESAAFYRNILSREPAVETPNFVAFPLDGGFTLGLWRRSKVEPQPSAIGNRGEVAFMVDGENAVARHYEDWRNRGLPVAQELTELDFGPTFVVLDPDGHRLRVCEPDK; encoded by the coding sequence ATGGCCAGCCCCAATCTCATTATCCTCTATGTCAAGGATCCCGTCGAAAGCGCCGCCTTCTACCGCAATATCCTGAGCCGTGAACCGGCCGTGGAAACGCCGAATTTCGTCGCCTTCCCGCTCGATGGCGGCTTCACCCTCGGCCTCTGGCGCCGTAGCAAGGTCGAGCCTCAACCGTCTGCCATCGGCAATCGTGGCGAGGTTGCCTTCATGGTTGATGGCGAAAACGCCGTCGCCAGGCATTACGAAGACTGGCGCAATCGCGGCTTGCCCGTCGCCCAGGAATTGACCGAACTCGACTTCGGTCCGACCTTCGTCGTGCTGGATCCGGATGGGCACCGGTTGCGTGTTTGTGAGCCGGATAAATAA
- a CDS encoding prephenate dehydratase: MNIKTNRIAFQGDFGANSDMASRDMFPTMEPLPCQTFEDAFTAVDNGDADIGMIPIENTIAGRVADIHHLLPESRLHIIGEYFMPIRFQLMVLPGVTKDEIRTVHSHIHALGQCRKIVRANGWKPVIAGDTAGAAKLVKETGDRSMAALAPRLAADLYGLDIIAENVEDTENNVTRFVVLSRDEEWAERSASDEKIVTTFVFNVRNIPAALYKALGGFATNNINMTKLESYQLGGKFVATQFYADIEGHPNDANVRRALEELRFFSEKVRILGVYKGHPMRGLL, encoded by the coding sequence ATGAACATCAAAACCAACAGGATCGCCTTCCAGGGCGACTTCGGCGCCAATTCCGACATGGCGAGCCGCGACATGTTTCCGACCATGGAGCCGCTGCCCTGCCAGACCTTCGAGGATGCCTTCACGGCGGTCGACAATGGTGATGCCGATATCGGCATGATCCCGATCGAAAACACAATCGCGGGCCGCGTTGCCGACATCCACCACCTGCTGCCGGAATCACGCCTGCACATCATCGGCGAATATTTCATGCCGATCCGCTTCCAGTTGATGGTACTGCCGGGTGTGACGAAGGACGAGATCCGCACCGTGCACAGCCATATCCACGCACTTGGCCAATGCCGCAAAATCGTTCGCGCCAATGGCTGGAAGCCCGTGATCGCCGGCGATACGGCAGGGGCTGCCAAGCTCGTCAAGGAAACCGGCGACCGCTCCATGGCGGCGCTTGCGCCACGCCTTGCCGCCGATCTCTACGGTCTCGATATCATCGCCGAGAATGTCGAGGACACGGAAAACAACGTGACGCGCTTCGTCGTGCTGTCGCGCGATGAGGAATGGGCAGAACGCTCGGCCAGCGACGAGAAGATCGTCACCACCTTCGTCTTCAACGTCCGCAACATTCCGGCCGCCCTCTACAAGGCGCTCGGCGGTTTTGCGACAAACAACATCAACATGACGAAGCTCGAAAGCTACCAGCTCGGCGGCAAATTTGTAGCGACGCAGTTTTATGCCGACATCGAGGGCCATCCGAACGACGCGAATGTACGCCGGGCCTTGGAAGAACTGCGCTTCTTCTCCGAGAAGGTCCGCATCCTCGGTGTCTACAAGGGCCATCCGATGCGGGGACTTCTTTAG
- a CDS encoding 3-deoxy-manno-octulosonate cytidylyltransferase, whose translation MTDSKLDEVLVLIPARMASTRLPGKPLADICGLPMIVQVAKRAQEAAIGRVVVAVDDQQVFDTVAAAGFEVVMTRQDHQSGSDRIFEALNKVDPDGKVKIVVNVQGDLPTIEPETVRAALRPLENEAVDIGTLTTEIDNEEDKTAPQIVKIVGSPLSDSRLRALYFTRTTAPYGVGPLYHHIGLYAYRRSALERFVSLGPSPLEKRESLEQLRALEAGMRIDVEIVDTVPLGVDTPADLEKARRILSAKAN comes from the coding sequence ATGACTGATTCAAAATTAGATGAAGTGCTGGTGCTGATCCCCGCACGCATGGCCTCTACCCGCCTTCCGGGCAAGCCGCTGGCCGATATTTGCGGTTTGCCGATGATCGTCCAAGTGGCGAAACGGGCACAGGAAGCGGCGATCGGCCGGGTGGTTGTTGCCGTCGACGACCAGCAGGTTTTCGATACCGTTGCCGCGGCGGGCTTTGAAGTGGTCATGACACGCCAAGACCATCAGTCTGGCTCTGACCGCATTTTTGAGGCGCTGAACAAGGTCGATCCAGACGGGAAAGTCAAAATCGTCGTGAACGTCCAAGGTGACCTGCCGACGATCGAGCCGGAAACGGTGCGTGCAGCTTTGCGTCCTCTTGAGAACGAGGCTGTCGATATTGGAACGCTGACGACCGAAATCGATAACGAAGAAGACAAGACTGCGCCGCAGATTGTGAAAATCGTCGGTTCACCGCTGTCCGACAGCCGTCTGCGTGCGCTCTACTTCACCCGCACGACCGCGCCTTACGGCGTAGGGCCGCTCTATCACCATATCGGGCTCTACGCCTACCGACGTAGCGCACTCGAGCGTTTCGTCTCGCTTGGTCCATCGCCGCTCGAAAAGCGCGAATCACTGGAGCAGTTGCGGGCACTCGAAGCCGGCATGCGCATCGATGTCGAGATCGTTGACACCGTTCCGCTCGGTGTCGATACTCCAGCCGACCTCGAAAAGGCGCGGCGCATTCTGTCCGCGAAGGCCAACTGA
- a CDS encoding cytochrome c family protein, giving the protein MNSYVNTAVGALLGTIFVLMSVSIASEGIFHSEAPEKEGFAIVAEEAPAAGGEGAPAAVAVPIAKLLASADAKAGETVFKKCQACHDGTKGGPNKVGPNLFGVVDRPIASHEGFAYSSAMKDFSKGGSEHWTFENLNKFLLAPKKDVPGTAMGFAGLPKDQDRANVILYLHTLADSPAPLPDPNAPTATQ; this is encoded by the coding sequence ATGAATTCATACGTCAATACGGCCGTGGGAGCGCTGCTGGGAACGATCTTCGTTCTGATGTCGGTCTCCATTGCCTCCGAGGGGATCTTCCATTCGGAAGCGCCGGAGAAGGAAGGTTTTGCCATCGTCGCCGAGGAGGCACCCGCCGCCGGCGGTGAAGGCGCACCTGCTGCTGTTGCCGTTCCGATCGCAAAGCTTCTTGCCAGCGCTGACGCCAAGGCCGGCGAAACCGTATTCAAGAAGTGTCAGGCCTGTCATGACGGCACCAAAGGCGGACCGAACAAGGTCGGTCCGAACCTCTTTGGTGTCGTAGACCGCCCGATCGCCTCGCATGAAGGCTTCGCCTATTCCTCTGCCATGAAGGACTTCTCCAAGGGTGGCAGCGAACATTGGACCTTCGAGAACCTCAACAAATTCCTGCTGGCGCCGAAGAAGGACGTTCCAGGCACTGCCATGGGCTTTGCTGGTCTGCCCAAGGATCAGGATCGCGCCAACGTCATCCTCTATCTGCACACGCTGGCAGATTCACCGGCTCCGCTGCCGGATCCGAATGCTCCGACTGCAACGCAGTAA